One genomic window of Nocardioides daphniae includes the following:
- the uppP gene encoding undecaprenyl-diphosphatase UppP yields MWDLLKAVVLGTLQGLTEFLPISSSAHLRIFPEWFGWGDPGAAFTAVVQIGTELAVLIYFRKDIWNIGSTWVKAIFKPELRGTHEARMGWFIIFGSLPIVVLGIALKDIIESEFRNLWIVAAMLVVMGVVLGIADRVGRNERRTEQIQMKDAMLMGLAQAMALVPGVSRSGATISMGRFLGLEREAATRFAFLLAIPAVVGAGLFTLPDIPNGDNTYGWGPTLVATVVSFVVATPPSRGCCATSRRAPTRRS; encoded by the coding sequence ATGTGGGATCTGCTGAAGGCCGTCGTGCTCGGAACGCTGCAAGGGCTGACCGAGTTCCTCCCGATCTCGAGCAGCGCGCACCTGCGCATCTTCCCCGAGTGGTTCGGTTGGGGCGACCCGGGGGCCGCCTTCACCGCGGTCGTCCAGATCGGCACCGAGCTCGCCGTGCTGATCTACTTCCGCAAGGACATCTGGAACATCGGGTCGACCTGGGTCAAGGCGATCTTCAAGCCCGAGCTCCGCGGCACCCACGAGGCCCGGATGGGCTGGTTCATCATCTTCGGGTCGCTCCCGATCGTCGTGCTCGGCATCGCGCTCAAGGACATCATCGAGAGCGAGTTCCGCAACCTGTGGATCGTGGCCGCGATGCTGGTCGTGATGGGTGTCGTCCTGGGCATCGCCGACCGGGTCGGCCGCAACGAGCGCCGCACCGAGCAGATCCAGATGAAGGACGCGATGCTCATGGGCCTGGCCCAGGCGATGGCGCTGGTGCCGGGCGTCTCCCGCTCCGGCGCGACGATCTCGATGGGTCGCTTCCTCGGCCTGGAGCGCGAGGCGGCCACGCGCTTCGCCTTCCTGCTGGCCATCCCGGCCGTCGTCGGCGCCGGCCTCTTCACGCTGCCCGACATCCCCAACGGCGACAACACCTACGGCTGGGGCCCGACCCTGGTCGCCACGGTGGTCTCGTTCGTCGTGGCTACGCCGCCATCGCGTGGCTGCTGCGCTACGTCTCGACGCGCTCCTACACGCCGTTCGTGA
- a CDS encoding CorA family divalent cation transporter codes for MTSELFVDVEEVEASVFSTTSTSDAERIYLLKREVAEVRRAVTPLVGPLERFAHAEADQDAAFRVLGERLHRLNEAVDSLDAMLTSVFDAHVARISMQQNEDMRKISAAAALVVVPTLIAGIYGMNFTHMPELSWTFGYPLALGVMVVVVSVLYAAFKRSNWL; via the coding sequence GTGACCAGCGAGCTCTTCGTCGACGTGGAGGAGGTCGAGGCGTCGGTCTTCTCGACCACCTCCACCTCGGACGCGGAGCGGATCTACCTGCTCAAGCGCGAGGTGGCGGAGGTACGTCGTGCCGTCACCCCGCTGGTCGGCCCGCTGGAGCGCTTCGCCCATGCCGAGGCCGACCAGGACGCCGCCTTCCGGGTGCTGGGCGAGCGGCTGCACCGGCTCAACGAGGCGGTCGACTCGTTGGACGCCATGCTGACCAGCGTCTTCGACGCCCACGTGGCCAGGATCTCGATGCAGCAGAACGAGGACATGCGCAAGATCTCGGCGGCGGCTGCCCTGGTCGTGGTGCCGACGCTGATCGCCGGTATCTACGGGATGAACTTCACGCACATGCCCGAGCTCTCCTGGACCTTCGGCTACCCCTTGGCGCTGGGCGTCATGGTGGTCGTCGTCTCGGTGCTGTACGCGGCGTTCAAGCGCTCCAACTGGCTCTGA
- a CDS encoding MSMEG_4193 family putative phosphomutase, with protein sequence MATVILVRHGRSTANSTGVLAGRLPGVLLDATGEEQVRRVGERLSVVPLVRAVSSPLERCEQTARAIVDAQTSPPTLQHDERLTECGYGAWQGRSLKELAGEDLWRTVQRHPSYAVFPEGESIQAMAARAVEAIRAIDADVEAEHGAGAVWLAVSHGDVIKSILADAHGTHLDHFQRIIVDPASVSIVRFTADRPYVVATNTHAGDLSWLRPGQGEETSVDAVPGGGAGPSTSTHPA encoded by the coding sequence ATGGCCACAGTGATCCTCGTGCGGCACGGCCGCTCGACCGCCAACTCCACGGGCGTGCTGGCCGGGCGGCTCCCCGGCGTCCTGCTCGACGCCACGGGGGAGGAGCAGGTGCGTCGTGTCGGCGAGCGCCTCTCGGTGGTCCCGTTGGTGCGGGCGGTCAGCAGCCCGCTCGAGCGCTGCGAGCAGACGGCCCGCGCGATCGTGGACGCCCAGACCTCTCCGCCCACCCTCCAGCACGACGAGCGCCTGACCGAGTGCGGCTACGGCGCCTGGCAGGGCCGCTCCCTCAAGGAGCTGGCCGGCGAGGACCTGTGGCGCACCGTGCAGCGTCACCCCTCCTACGCCGTCTTCCCGGAGGGGGAGTCGATCCAGGCCATGGCGGCCCGAGCCGTCGAGGCGATCCGCGCGATCGACGCCGACGTCGAGGCCGAGCACGGCGCCGGTGCCGTCTGGCTGGCGGTCAGTCACGGCGACGTCATCAAGTCGATCCTGGCCGACGCCCACGGCACGCACCTCGACCACTTCCAGCGGATCATCGTCGACCCCGCGTCGGTCAGCATCGTGCGCTTCACCGCCGACCGGCCCTACGTGGTCGCCACCAACACCCACGCCGGCGACCTCTCCTGGCTGCGCCCGGGACAGGGCGAGGAGACCTCGGTCGACGCCGTCCCCGGCGGAGGCGCCGGCCCGTCCACGTCAACCCACCCCGCCTAG
- a CDS encoding DUF3090 family protein translates to MPLVHSFDPPERFVTGTVGEPGHRTFFLQARAVDKVVTVSLEKQQVAVLVERLDELLDELMRVPGNETVIPAITPFDLQDSAPLEQPIVEEFRVGTMALSWDPVDQRVVLEAFPVDTAEPSDEEDDSEPEELLLVRMTGALARAFCSRAQQVVEAGRPDCPFCGNPVDPDGHLCVRANGFRRRQ, encoded by the coding sequence ATGCCCCTCGTGCACTCCTTCGATCCCCCCGAGCGCTTCGTCACCGGAACCGTGGGCGAGCCCGGACACCGGACGTTCTTCCTCCAGGCGCGTGCGGTCGACAAGGTCGTCACGGTCTCGCTGGAGAAGCAGCAAGTCGCGGTGCTGGTCGAGCGCCTCGACGAGCTGCTCGACGAGCTGATGCGGGTCCCCGGCAACGAGACGGTGATCCCGGCCATCACGCCCTTCGACCTCCAGGACTCGGCCCCGCTGGAGCAGCCGATCGTGGAGGAGTTCCGGGTCGGCACCATGGCGCTGTCGTGGGACCCGGTCGACCAGCGCGTCGTGCTCGAGGCCTTCCCCGTCGACACCGCCGAGCCGTCCGACGAGGAGGACGACAGCGAGCCCGAGGAGCTCCTCCTCGTCCGCATGACCGGAGCCCTGGCCCGCGCCTTCTGCTCCCGCGCCCAGCAGGTGGTCGAGGCCGGACGCCCCGACTGCCCCTTCTGCGGCAACCCGGTCGACCCCGACGGTCACCTGTGCGTGCGCGCCAACGGCTTCAGGCGCCGGCAGTAG
- a CDS encoding SCO1664 family protein, which translates to MCEPDPGQEAVDLVEADAVPQGYCHVLDGLDALDQPVALVHERSDALRRMALFDVVTNNSDRKGGHVLAMADGHRYGVDHGLTFHTDPKLRTVLWGWAGEPVPADDLTRIARLADQLEGELGEELTFLVTVDEVAAAVRRCRRLAEAGVMPVPDGRWPAIPWPPF; encoded by the coding sequence GTGTGCGAGCCCGACCCCGGGCAGGAGGCGGTCGACCTGGTTGAGGCCGACGCCGTGCCCCAGGGCTACTGCCACGTCCTGGACGGGCTCGACGCCCTCGACCAGCCGGTGGCGCTGGTCCACGAACGCTCCGACGCGCTGCGGCGGATGGCCCTCTTCGACGTCGTCACCAACAACTCCGACCGCAAGGGCGGCCACGTCCTGGCGATGGCTGACGGCCACCGCTACGGCGTCGACCACGGACTCACGTTCCACACCGACCCCAAGCTGCGCACCGTGCTGTGGGGATGGGCGGGGGAGCCGGTCCCGGCCGACGACCTGACCCGCATCGCCCGTCTGGCCGACCAGCTGGAGGGCGAGCTCGGCGAGGAGCTGACCTTCCTGGTGACGGTCGACGAGGTCGCTGCAGCGGTCCGTCGGTGCCGCCGACTGGCCGAGGCCGGAGTCATGCCGGTGCCGGACGGACGGTGGCCTGCCATTCCCTGGCCACCCTTCTAG
- the mshC gene encoding cysteine--1-D-myo-inosityl 2-amino-2-deoxy-alpha-D-glucopyranoside ligase, translated as MRAWSAPDVPVLPVRGPEVRIHDTATGRLVTSVPESGAARLYVCGITPYDATHMGHAATYVAFDLLNRAWRNAGHEVTYVQNVTDVDDPLLERAGKVKVDWVELAERETELFRQDMRALRVLPPAHYVGAVESIPLVIAYIQRLQEAGAVYELEGDLYFSVAADTSFGGVSQYDRETMLTIFGERGGDPERPGKRDALDCVLWLAAREGEPSWDSPWGAGRPGWHVECTAIAQEHLGGGFDVQGGGSDLVFPHHEMCASQAHVAHGEFARAYAHVGMVAYDGEKMSKSKGNLVFVSHLRNSDVDPMAIRLALLRHHYRDDWEWQDAELWDAVDTLDRWRKALSLGAGAAAGPVVESVLAALSDDLDAPSAVAAVEAWVDATLGTSGLADASDADASRIVHQVLDAALGLSL; from the coding sequence ATGCGTGCATGGTCTGCCCCGGATGTCCCCGTCCTGCCGGTCCGTGGTCCCGAGGTGAGGATCCACGACACCGCGACCGGGCGACTGGTCACCAGCGTCCCCGAGAGCGGCGCGGCACGCCTCTACGTCTGCGGCATCACGCCCTACGACGCGACCCACATGGGCCACGCAGCCACGTACGTCGCCTTCGACCTGCTCAACCGCGCCTGGCGCAACGCCGGCCACGAGGTCACGTACGTCCAGAACGTCACCGACGTCGATGACCCGCTGCTCGAGCGCGCCGGCAAGGTCAAGGTCGACTGGGTCGAGCTGGCCGAGCGGGAGACCGAGCTCTTCCGCCAGGACATGCGGGCGCTGCGCGTGCTTCCCCCGGCGCACTACGTCGGTGCGGTGGAGTCGATCCCGCTGGTCATCGCCTACATCCAGCGCCTCCAGGAGGCCGGTGCCGTCTACGAGCTCGAGGGCGACCTCTACTTCTCCGTCGCGGCGGACACCTCCTTCGGCGGTGTCTCGCAGTACGACCGCGAGACCATGCTGACGATCTTCGGCGAGCGGGGCGGCGACCCCGAGCGCCCCGGCAAGCGGGACGCGCTCGACTGCGTGCTCTGGCTCGCGGCCCGTGAGGGGGAGCCCTCGTGGGACAGCCCGTGGGGCGCCGGTCGACCCGGCTGGCACGTCGAGTGCACGGCGATCGCCCAGGAGCACCTCGGCGGCGGCTTCGACGTCCAGGGCGGCGGCTCCGACCTGGTCTTCCCGCACCACGAGATGTGCGCGTCGCAGGCGCACGTCGCGCACGGCGAGTTCGCCCGGGCGTACGCCCACGTGGGCATGGTCGCCTACGACGGCGAGAAGATGTCGAAGTCCAAGGGCAACCTGGTCTTCGTCTCCCACCTGCGCAACAGCGACGTCGACCCGATGGCGATCCGCCTGGCCCTGCTGCGCCACCACTACCGCGACGACTGGGAGTGGCAGGACGCCGAGCTGTGGGACGCGGTCGACACCCTCGACCGCTGGCGCAAGGCGCTGTCGCTGGGGGCCGGAGCCGCTGCGGGCCCGGTGGTGGAGTCGGTGCTCGCCGCGCTCTCCGACGACCTCGACGCACCGAGCGCCGTGGCTGCCGTCGAGGCGTGGGTGGACGCCACCCTCGGCACCTCGGGCCTGGCCGACGCCAGTGACGCCGACGCCTCGCGCATCGTGCACCAGGTCCTCGACGCTGCGCTGGGCCT